GCCGCCCACGCCCGCGCGCCTCTGGATCATCGCGCCGACGATGGCGGGGCCGTGGACGATGCGGATCGACAACGACGGATCGGTCCCGATCCGCGTGCCCGCCGACGCGCGGCTGCTCCGGTTCGAGATCGAGGTGGAGGGCGAGAAGAAGCCGACGACGTGCGAGCTGCCGAAGGCGCTGCGCCCGCAGAGCTTCCCCGAGAGCCGAGCGCTCCTGCTCGGCCCGGGGCAGTCGTACGTCGAGCCCTTCGATCCGAAGCTCTTTTGCTTCGGCAAGGCCGCGGCCGCGCTCCGGCCGGGCGTCACCTTGCACGCGAAGTTCGGCTGGGATCCGCCGAAGAAGTTCACGAAGAAGCCCCCCGCGCCGCCCTTCGCCGCCGAGAGCACCGAGCGCGAGGCCACGGTCGCGCCCCAGCCCGAGCTCCGCGCGCCCGCGATCGTGCTCGGCGAGAGCCCGCCGCCGCCTCCGCCGGCCACGAACACGAACGCGAACGCGCCCAAGCCGGCCGACGGCAAGCCCGCCGCGCCCGCGTCGGTCGTCGACGAGCGCGCAGGCAGGCTCGAGCTCACGGCCGACGCGTTCAAGGACGTGACCACGCCGCGTGGAGCCTCGGTGACGGTGAAGGCGACAAACGCGGGGCTCCGGCCGATCGTCGTCGCGCTGCGGCCCTGGATGCTCTCGTTCCACGTCGACGGGCCTTACGGCCACAGCAAGGATTGCCCCGGGGATCCGCCGCGTGGGCTGCCGAAGGACGCGTTCCGCGCGCTCAAGCCCGGCGACTCCACCTCGTTCACCGTCCTGCTCGGCGAAATCTGCCCGGGGGGCACGTTCCCGCGCCCGGGCCTCTATCGCGTGACCGCCACGCTGAACGCCGGCGAGACCAGCGAGGGCGTCGAGGCGTACACGGCCGAGGTCAGCACGAAGACGCCCACGCTGCTGCGGCTCGCGTCCGCGCCCGAGCCCTTCTTCGCCGACCCGCCCAAGGCGCTGCCCCCGCCGCCGCCCCCGAACAGCTCGTCGCCCGACGCGCCTGCGTCCCCGCCTGCGGCTGCGCCTGCGCCTGCGTCTCCCACGCCGGCTGGCCAATGACCCCCCCGCTCGGCCCCCCCGGCCGAGCCGTTACTTGTTCACGGGGATGCGGATCACGAGGCCGCCCATCATGTCGCCTTCCTTGAAGTCCTTGCGCGGGCTGTCGGCGTGCTCGTTGTGGCAGTTCGCGCAGGCGGCGGCGACGGCCTTGTCCGGATAAACCGCGGTGAAATAGGTCTTGTCCGCGATTTTCTCCTCCGTGTAGTAGTTCTTGCCCGGGTTCTTCGCGACGAAGTCGAGGCCCGCCTTCTCGGCGTCCGTCTTCGCCTTGTTCTGCTGGTTGATCGGCCACTGCGAGAGGAGCGCGTACGAGAAGCTCGAGTTCGTCTTTTGCGCGTGCTCCGCGCCCATGCGCAGCATCTGCGCCGGCAGCGGGAGCGTCTTCTCTTCCTTGAACCGCTCGGTCGCCTTGATCGCCTTCTCGGCGACGAGGCGATCCACGACCTGACCCGCGTAGATCGCGCGATCGGCCGCGATCACCGCATAGAGCGCGTCCGCCATCTGCTGCGGCGCGATACCTCCCGCCGCGCCGCCCTCTCCACCTTTGCCGCAGCCTGCCGCCGTCACGCCGGCGAGGGCCAGGGCACCACACAGCAACGCGCCCGCCTTCGAGTGTCCCATCTTCACGTCGTTCTCTCCTTGCTCAGCGCTTCCCCTGCGCTGCGCGCTTCTCGACCATGTCCACGCTCGCCACGTGTTTCTTCGGGCGACCGGCGAAGTTGGCCCGGACGAGCTCCGGGTCGGCGATCGAGTCGAGCGAGAAACCCACGCCGTGACAGCTCGTGCACACGTTGCGGACCATCTTCTCGCTCGGCCTCAAGTTGTCGTTCTGGTTGTGCTGTACCACGACAGGAGCGCTGTTCGACTGCTTCTCCCTCGGCATGTGGCACGTTGCACACGATACACCCGTCCCGGCCGCCGCCGCGCCGTTCATCTCGGCCTCCCACAACTTGAAGTGCGGCGACCGCTGATAGGACCGGCTGTGTTCGTCGTCGTGGCATCCGAGG
The nucleotide sequence above comes from Polyangium spumosum. Encoded proteins:
- a CDS encoding Tll0287-like domain-containing protein, giving the protein MGHSKAGALLCGALALAGVTAAGCGKGGEGGAAGGIAPQQMADALYAVIAADRAIYAGQVVDRLVAEKAIKATERFKEEKTLPLPAQMLRMGAEHAQKTNSSFSYALLSQWPINQQNKAKTDAEKAGLDFVAKNPGKNYYTEEKIADKTYFTAVYPDKAVAAACANCHNEHADSPRKDFKEGDMMGGLVIRIPVNK